The genomic stretch AGGCCGGCGAGCTCGGCTTGATCCTGATCGCCAGCGTCGCGCTGGCGGCAATGCTGGCGGGCGCCACGTTGGTCGCGGCACCGCGCCTGTTGAATCTGCTGTAGGTCCGCGGGCGCTGTGGGCCGCGGCCAGGAAAGGGAGCGGGATGAACTCTCCCGCCGCAAAGGAGGTGTCATCATGCTGCCAGTGGGTTTTCCTTGCCAACACCGCATGCTGCTCGGACTTGTTGTGCTCGGGCTACCGACGGTCGCCGTCGGGGCGGATGAGCGACCGGTGATCTACACGTCCGCCCACCCGATCGCCTACTTCGCGGAACGAATCGCCGGCGATGCGCTGCGCGTGGTGAATCCCGTGCCGGCAGACGAGGATCCGGCCCTGTGGGTGCCGAGCGAGAATCTCATCGCCGAGTTCCAGAAAGCCGACCTGATCCTGCTCAATGGGGCCGAATTTGAAAAGTGGGTGAGCAAGGTGACGCTGCCCCGGGCCCGGACCGTCAGCACGGCACACGTCTTCCGCGACCAGTGGCTGGAACTCGAGGGTGGCCTCACGCATAGTCATGGCCCGGGCGGTGAACACACCCATGAGGGCACGGACGGCTACACCTGGCTCGACCCCAATCTCGCAATCCGCCAGGCCGACGAGATTCGCACGGCCTTTGAGCGGAATTTCCCCAGCCACAGGGAAAAGTTTCGCGACAACTTCGCTGCGTTGAAGCAGGATCTCGAGGAGCTCGATGCACGCTTCCGGAAGCTTGCACCGCGGATGAAGGACATCCAGCTCCTGGCGAACCACCCGATCTGGAACTATCTCGCCAAAAGGTATGAGTGGAAGCTCAAGTCGTTCCACTTCGAGACGGACGAATTAGACCCCGACGAGCTGAAGAAGCTCGCGGAATTCCTGAAAACCACGCCCGCCAAGTACATGCTCTGGGAGGATGAACCCGATCAGGACGTCGCCAAGGGACTGCGCGATGCGCACGGCGTCGAGCCCATCCTGTTTCCCCCAGGCGTCGGCGTCGATCCGGACGAGGCAAAAAAGGGCCTCAACTATCTGCAGATCATGCGTGGCAACCTGGAGCGGCTGGAAAAGTTGTTCGGCGCTTGATCCAAACTGCCCGTGCGTTCTCCCCAGCGGGCAGGGCGGGCGCCGCTCCAGCGGCTCTCGCCGTCAGCCTGGGCCCCAGGAATCTTCGCGCGTCGCCCTTGGCAAACGGGCGTCGGATCGCGGATAATGACCTTGCGTAACGAACGGGTGGGATCTGGGACCCGAGCGAGCGTAGCCGCGATGAAAGCCCTTTCGGCGCTAGGTTCCGCAGGAGATGGACCATTCGACGTGCGTGCCGCCCTGTGGCGCGGCCTCGATCTCACTGCCGTTCACACCGCACTGGATCTCGGTTGCGGAATCGGCTTTGTGGCCGAGGCCATTGCCCGGCGCACGGCCACCAACGCCGAGTTCGTGGGGATTGATTCCCGCAGCGTGAACGCGCAACCGTTCATGCAGGCCGTGCAGCGGACGGGGCGGCGAGGCATCTTCCGGTGCGAACGCCTCGTCGATCAGCTCGACTTCGCCACCGACGCCTTTGACCTGGTGGTGGCCTCCAACTCGCTCTACTTCTTCCCCGCCCTGCTCCCCCAGATCGCTCGCGTCGTCCGCCCATCGGGCGTATTCCTGGCGGCGACCGCTTCCGTGGAGTCCTGCCGGCAACTTTTGTCAGAAGCGGGGCTCGGCGGTACGGCGAGTCGCCTGCTCGAAGTCATCCACCGCTTTTCCGCGGAAAACGCCGCGCAACTGTTGCGCCCACACTTCGGTCGCATCGAATGCGTCGAGGAGCGCGGGACGCTGGTGTTTGAGCCGTCCCGGTACGACGATTTCCTGCGCTACCTGTGGTTCCGACTTCCGTTCCTCGCCCATGAGGAGTTGGCAGACCACCCGCCGGCCGCCCCCCTGGCCGAGACTCTGCGCCGCGCGCTCGGTCAGCGTCAGCGGATCGAGTTCGCACGGCATGATGTCGTCTTTCGCTGCTACGAACCGCGCAGCGCGTGACACTGCCGGACACGCAGTCTCCAGATACGGATGGATACCCCCTGCCCAGCGCCACCTGACAGACACACGGATTCCATCGACCTACAGCCCCACTCCGGGCACCTGACCACGTTCGCTATGGCCGGATGCCGGTCGACTCGGTCAGACTCGTATAGCGGCGTGAACCGATGGCCCACTCCGGCACACCCTCCGGCCAGAGCGAGAACGACACGGAGAAGTCGTTGTCGACATTTTCGTACTCGAACGAAACACCGACGTACCACCGCGGCAGCTTGCGCACGTAGGTAATCGACACTTCGCCGAGGGCGCCTTCGTTCACATCCCACCACGCGCGCGTCGTGGTCAGGTGCTTCTCGGAGATCTTGTAGTTCCAACCTCCGCCCACCGCGGCCAATTCGACATCTCCGGCGTAGCGTGTGCCAAAGATATAAGCAAGGCGGGGGCTCCGTTCGACAACGAATGAGGCATTGTGCCGATCGAACGAGCGATCGTTCAGATCGAAGTTGAAGTCGTAGAGAAAGGCGGTCGAATCACTCAGCCGGTACATCAGGTCGCCCGCGAAATAGTTGCGCGTGCGGCTGTTCTCGGGGCGGAAGGGGTTCGCGTAGCCGTTCGAAAAGTCCTCACGACCATCGGTGTCGCCGAACAGGCCGAATTCGAGGTTGAGGGTGAGCAGGTCCACGGTGCGGCGGTCCCCTGGCAGCCCGCGCTGCGTCTGCCACACCTGGCGCAGTCCGAGCATCATGCCGTAGAAGCCGTCGATCGTCTCGATCCCGTAGTCGAAGGGGGTGTACAGCTCGCTGCGCGTATTGCTGTGGCCCCACCAGACGGCGAAATCGGGCTTGATGATGTGCCGCAACCGATGGATGTCGAGCAGTTCCGACTCGACCTCCTCGTAAACACGGCTGAAGCTTGTGCTACCGCGGATGCCGTACGCCGCCAGCCCACGCCACGACGTGGCCTGGCCGTTGTCCTGCCCATCCCAGAAGGTGCCGCGCACACTCGCGAACGGTACCAGGTTCAGCGCGCCGAGCTTCAGCGGCAGCTCCGCCTCCTGGCGCGCATCGACGCGGAAGGTCGCATCGCTGGGCCGCGGCCGCCCCAGCAGACGCTCGCGAATGTCGTGCCGCTCATCCGGACGCCAGCGCACCATGCCGATGCGGGACTCGTGGTACAGCACCAGCGGGTTGAGGAAGGTGTCGCCGATGCGGCGGTACGCGGCCTCTGGCAGGTGCTCCGTTTGTGTCTGGAAATCATTCAGCCGCCAGTTGGAGAGGAACGTCAACGCCTCGTTGCCCTT from Phycisphaerales bacterium encodes the following:
- a CDS encoding class I SAM-dependent methyltransferase, which produces MKALSALGSAGDGPFDVRAALWRGLDLTAVHTALDLGCGIGFVAEAIARRTATNAEFVGIDSRSVNAQPFMQAVQRTGRRGIFRCERLVDQLDFATDAFDLVVASNSLYFFPALLPQIARVVRPSGVFLAATASVESCRQLLSEAGLGGTASRLLEVIHRFSAENAAQLLRPHFGRIECVEERGTLVFEPSRYDDFLRYLWFRLPFLAHEELADHPPAAPLAETLRRALGQRQRIEFARHDVVFRCYEPRSA
- a CDS encoding zinc ABC transporter substrate-binding protein, whose translation is MLPVGFPCQHRMLLGLVVLGLPTVAVGADERPVIYTSAHPIAYFAERIAGDALRVVNPVPADEDPALWVPSENLIAEFQKADLILLNGAEFEKWVSKVTLPRARTVSTAHVFRDQWLELEGGLTHSHGPGGEHTHEGTDGYTWLDPNLAIRQADEIRTAFERNFPSHREKFRDNFAALKQDLEELDARFRKLAPRMKDIQLLANHPIWNYLAKRYEWKLKSFHFETDELDPDELKKLAEFLKTTPAKYMLWEDEPDQDVAKGLRDAHGVEPILFPPGVGVDPDEAKKGLNYLQIMRGNLERLEKLFGA